Below is a window of Pirellulales bacterium DNA.
ACCCGACCATTGGTTGGACGCTTAAAAAGTTGCGAGATCACTTGCGGCATGCCACTCCCTATGTGGCTATCACGGGGGCACCGCTTGCGGGGAATTCGCAGCTAGCGGCGCGGCTGGCTGAAAGTTTCGACGCCCGATTGATTCGCGACGCTGGGACCGTGGTGCAGCCCTCGCAGCCCGCCGCGGATTCGGCTGGCCGGCGACTGCAGGCAGAGATAGAATCGATCATCCGGCGCCGGCAACTGCTTGATCGAGAATCGTGGGAACAGCCAGAGCGACTGGCTATCAGCGATTTTTGGCTCGAACAGTCGCGGGCTTACGGCGGTATCCTGGACGCACGCGAATCGGCCACGCTTGCCGGGGCTGTTGACGAGGCGTGTCGCGGAGTTATCCGCCCCAAGCTGCTGATCCAGCTGGGAGCGACGGCTCCCCACGGTCGAGGTGCAACGAGCGGCGCGGCTGAGAACGTTGACGCCACGATGCACGAGGCAATTGTCGCCGTCGCGACGCGGCCCGGTGTCGGACCGCTCCTTCGATTGACTGACTCTGAATCCGAGGTGCAGTTGGCCGAGGCTAAGGCCGCGATTTTGGCCATGAGTTAATCGATTTGATAACGAGGCGACAGAAGATTATTTTCCGTTCAATATGAAGCCTGCAATTGTGTCACCGTCGGTGAGCCGCGTCCGTTGCCGCATTGTTACAACCCGCGCCGAGGTGCGAGAGTGTATCGCTGCCTGGCGCGCCGCGGGAGAATCCGTGGGCCTGGTGCCGACGATGGGGGCTTTGCATGCGGGACATCTGAGTCTGGTGGACGCGGCAAAGCAGGAATGCACGCGCGTGGTGGCGACGGTGTTCGTCAATCCTACGCAGTTCGGCCCTGGTGAAGACTTTGAGCGTTATCCGCGTAATCTCGACGCGGATGTGTCGCTCTTGGCGCCGCGTGGTGTCGATCTGGTCTTTGCGCCTTCGCCGCGTGAGATATATAGGTCGGGGCATGCCACGATGGTCGAGATGTCAGGCGTAGCCGAACCGCTGGAAGGGAAATTTCGTCCAGGGCATTTTCGCGGGGTGGCCACGGTTGTGTTGAAGTTGTTCAACATCGTGGCGCCGGACAGCGCGTTTTTCGGACAAAAGGACTTTCAGCAATCGCTGGTCGTGCGGCATCTGGTCGATGATTTGGACGTCCCGGTTGCGATTCGCGTTTGCCCCACGATGCGCGAGACCGACGGCCTGGCGATGAGTTCGCGAAATGCGTACCTATCGGCGGATGATCGCAGTAAGGCGCTGGTGCTCAGCCGCAGCCTGGCAGCCGCGTGCGAGTTGTTCGCCACTGGGCAGCATGATGCGGCGCTCATCAAGGCTGCTATGCAGAGACTTTTCGATGAGGCGCCGGGCCTGACGTTGGACTACCTGGCGCTCGCGGATTGCGACACGCTGGCCGAAGTCCAGAAGGCAACGGCCACGACCGTGGCCCTGATCGCAGCCCGCCTGTCTGGCGTTCGTCTGATCGACAATTGCCTCTTAGGCCAAGGAATAAAATAGTGGGCAGACGGCAGCAGCCAGTGAATGGTCGTCGCTTGCTTGCCAGAGGAGAGTCGCTAGAAGTAGCTGGGCCGTCAATAATCGTGGATTGAATTAGCGCCCGAGTTTTTCTGTTAACTGCCTACTGTCCACTATCAACTAAATCATGCGTTCCACTTTGTTCTATATCCCGGCCGAGGTTGCTGGCTGGCCACTGTTTGGCTGGGGGATAATTCTCGCCATTTGGGCGGTCGCTAGTGTTTTGCTACTGGCGTGGCTCATTCGACGGCAAGGATTCAATCGCGATACGCGCGGCTACGTGCCGGTCCTATTGCTTCTGGCGATCGTGATTATTTACCTGCTGCCTGCGATCTCAGACGCCAATGGTTTACCGGTGCGCGGCTATGGCGTGATGTTGTTGCTGGCGGTCGTTTCGGGTGTCGGCATGGCCGCCTATCGCGCGCGGCGCATGGGGGTCGATCCGGAATTGATTTTGTCGCTGGCATTCTGGCTCTTCGTCAGTGGGATTCTAGGCGCCAGATTGTTTTATCTGATCGAGTATTGGGACCAGCTCGTTGCCGGCAAATCGTTGAAGCAGACGCTGGTAGCCGCGATCAGCATTCAAGAAGGTGGACTCGTCGTCTACGGCATGTTGGTCGTCGGCGGTTTGGCACTGATTGCGTTTATCTACCGGCACCGGTTGCCGGGTTTAGCCTTGGCGGATTTGATCGCTCCGAGTGTTGTCCTGGGGCTCGGATTGGGACGGCTGGGATGCTTTCTCAACGGATGCTGTTTCGGCGGGCCGTGCGAATTACCTTGGGCCGTTCGATTTCCCGCCGGCAGCCCACCGCACGAGCAGCAGGTTCGCTTGGGGCAGGTCTATGGTCTGCTGGTCGCGGCCGACGCGGACCATCATCCGATTGTGGGCGAGATTTATGGAAACCTGCCTGCGGCCGGGATCGGTGTCACGGGAGGGGATCGCATATTGTCGATCAATGGCCATGACGTTTCGACGCTCGAAGAAGCGCAAGAGCAATTGGTTAACACGTTCGTCGCGGAAAAAACGTTGGAACTGAAAGTGGCGGGCGGATTTCTACGGCTGTCCGCACTGCCAGGCACGCACGAACACAGCCGCCCGGTGCATCCAACGCAGCTTTACAGCGCGATCGACGCCTTTCTGCTCTGTCTTTTTTTGATTGCATATTATCCGTATCGCCAACACGATGGTGAGCTTACGGCCATGACGTTGACGATCCACGCGGTGAGTCGTTTTCTGCTCGAAATCATCCGCACCGACGAAGGCCCCGTCTTCGGCACCGGTCTGAGCATCTCGCAGAACATCAGCCTGATCGTGCTGGTGGTCGGTATCGGCATCTGGATTTATGTCCTGCGTGGGCCGCGCGGATCGGTCTGGCCGGCGGAGCCCGTGGCCGCCTGATTCCGCTCGATGGCCGGCCTGCCGGGGCAGGGCTTCTTGCGATTCTGAACGCGGCTGGACGATCCTTCGCCGGAAAATCGCCGCCACTGCCGGGCGTTGTTAGAATGCGGAAATGCCTGCTCGCCACGTTCCCCGGCGCGATCTGCTGCCAGATTGCTTAGTTCCGGCGACCGCAGGGCATTCGGGAGAAGCATTGTCGATTCGGACCGATTACTGTGCCGGTACCTAATAATCCTTGGGCGGCGGCGAATCATACTGGTGGGGCCAATCGTCGCGAAGTGCGCCGCGCGTTCCTCGGAGGGATCTCATGCTCGAACTGTTAATGAATAACCCTTGGCTGATCGTCTGCGGCTTGGTGGCCTTTGTCATTGTTGCCTGCACCGCTATCGTGTTCATTACGGACTACCTGCGCAGGTCGCATCAGGCCGAAATCGACGCGGCGCTCAAGCAAGAGATGCTCGCCCGCGGCATGACGGCCACGGATATCAAAACGGTCCTCGAAGCAAGTGCCGACGGCGAGGCCGCGCGGCTGGCGCTGGCCGGCAATCACGGGGTGCGCGTCGGCCTTGGTTCATTCCAGGTCGAGGTTGGGGGAAGAGACAAGGCTACGCCCGCGGAATCGGCGGCGTCGCGCGCATAGCGTCTGCTCGGGATATCTTCTCGATGGCGACGTTGCACAGGCGCAATGGCTTGCCGGTCGATTACTCGTTTTGAGGAAACGTAGCGATGGTGCGCGCCTTGAACGGATATAAGGGGCTTCCGCTCGAGGGCTATCTGGCTCGCTGGTACGCCAAAATCACGCGCAACAGTCTGGCCGAATATCATCAGGCTGCTGCACAATTGGACGCGCAGGTTTCGCCGGGCGCTCGTGTGCTGGAAGTGGCGCCGGGGCCAGGGTACCTTGCCATCGAACTGGCTCGACTAGGGCGGTGCCGTGTTTCGGGGCTGGATATCAGCCGATCGTTTGTCGAGATGGCGGCCGCGAACGCCCAGCAGGCGGGCGTGTCGGTCGAATTTCATCAAGGAGACGCGGCGCTCATGCCCTTCGCCAATGACATGTTTGACTTCGTTATCTGTCGGGCGGCATTCAAGAATTTTGCGCAACCGGTGCGGGCGCTTGACGAAATGCATCGCGTGCTGAGGCCAGCCGGGCGAGCGCTGATTGTCGATCTTTCCAAAGACGCGTCCCAGTTCGAGATCAACGCGCATGTCGATGCGATGAAGCTCAGCCGCGCCAATACGGCCATCACAAAGTGGACGTTCAAGCACATGCTCCTCAAACGTGCTTACGGCCGCGCAGATTTCGAGCGGATGGCTGCCGAGAGCGCGTTCGGCGGGTGCGAAATTCAGCTCGACTCGATCGCGCTCGATATCTGGCTCACCAAACCTGCTGCATGACCAGACCGACGGGAGGGGCTCACGAGACGCCGGCGGCGATGTTTTGCGACGACATTCACGCCCCTCTTGCGGTTCTGGCTGGTTGGGTACAATGTCCGGCTGCGTGTCGCTGGCCATTCTCGCTCCGTGCGTGCCGTGCAGGCTTTGCGGTTGCGTTTCGCCCCTCTTCAAGGAGTTTCTCATGACTGACGCCGCCGCTGGAAAAGCGTTGCCCCGTTGCTTCCTGGATCTGACCGCCGATGGCAAGCCGTTGGGGCGGATCGTCGTCGAGTTGGCCGCGGACGTTGTCCCGAAGACGGCCGAGAATTTTCGCGCCCTGTGTACAGGCGAGAAGGGCTTCGGTTTCAAGGGAAGCCCGTTCCATCGCGTGATTCCCGATTTCATGTGCCAGGGGGGAGACTTCACGCGCGCCAATGGCACAGGGGGCAAATCGATCTACGGCGAGAAGTTCGCCGACGAGAATTTCAAGCTGAAGCATAGCGGTCCAGGCGTGCTGAGCATGGCCAACGCCGGTCCGAATACTAACGGATCGCAGTTCTTCCTATGCACTGTGGCCACGCCCTGGCTGGACGGCAAGCACGTCGTCTTTGGCAAGGTTGTCGAAGGTATGGACGTCGTCAAGAAGACCGAAGGGCTTGGTTCGCGCTCGGGCGCCACGAGTGCCAAAATCCTCGTCGCCGATTGCGGGCAATTGTAAACGAACTGCTTGCCGGGGCGCGGGCATCGATCCCCGCCTGGGGCGCCGTCACACGAAATTGCACGGAAGCGTTGCTCGCAGGTCCTAAATCGTGTGGGAAAGCTGCGCAAGTTCGCGCGCCGACGTGACATTGCGTCACACTCGCCGCTTGCCTATCATCGCGGACCGCATTTCTTCGGGCCTGGTTAGCCGGACATGGCGTTGCGATAGCGCGCTGGCTGTGCGCGGAGATAGTTCGCGGTGGGTCGGCGTCGTTGTGTGGAAATTCAATGCGCTGTCCAGGACTCAGTAGCATGGCTGTGGCTGTCAGGAATCTGATCTGCATTATCGCGATGGCCGCCGTTGGCATTGCGAGCGGTTGCGCATCGCCAGCGGCGAACAATGGCGCCGTAGCGAACTCCGCCGCCGCGCCGGCGACGACCAAGGAAACGCCGACTGACGCGGCGCAAACTGACGCCGTGAGGAAGTCATACTCAATGCCTGGCATGTGTGCGATCGTTGTCGGTGGCCCGTCGACCGATTCCGGTTGAGAGGTTTCGGCGAGAAGCGGTGGCGCTTGAAGTCTCTTTCGTTAAGTGCCATGGCGCGGTGGATGGCGGGTTCAGACGATCGACCGTTGCTGACGGATTTTTAGACAAACGGTAGAATGGCTGATGTAAACGATCGTCGGGGCCCAGAAGCGCGCCTCCTGGAATTCATCGAGAGGGATTTTTCATGATGACTCGTCGACGATACGACGATGCCATGCTGAGTAAGCAAACGGCCCGGCCCCGCTGGTTTTGCGCGATCATGGCTTCGCTCCTGATCGGCGCAGCAATGTCGGCGATTAGCTACGCGCAGGACGCTGCTGAGGCGGATACGAGCGATCTGACGGAATCCGTCTTGGGCGCGCGGTTGCGCGAAGATGATGGCAAGGTCTTCGTCACGCAAGTCAAGCGTGGTGGCCGCGCTGATCGGGCCGGCATTCGTCCTGGCGACCAATTGGCTTCGATCGAGCAACACAGTATCAAGTCAATTCCGGACGTGCTCAAGATCTTGAAGCATGTGCAACCGGGTCATGGCGTCGTGATGAGCGTGATTCCGAAAGCGGGCCCGCGCCAGTTGTACATGAGCGCCTCGGGCAGTCCGGGCGCTAGTCCCACGCCCAGCGGCGCGTTGTTGGGCGCCACGTTAACTGATTCCGCGGGCACGGTCATCGTTGGGCCGTTGTCCATGGATGGACCAGCGGTTAATGCGGGCGTTCGCTCGGGTGACGTAATCGTGGCATTCGACGGTAAAAAGGTTACCGCCCGGACACAAGTCATGGCATTGATGAATAACCACGACCCTGGAAATCGCGTCGACATCGTCATCAAACGGGGCGGCTGGCAACGCACCCTGCCGGTCACACTCGGGTCCAAGGCGTTGGTTTCGACACTGCCGAAAATGAGCGTTCCGCCCGTCGGACAACAGCCCCAGCAGCAAGTGGGCAAGCCGGTTGTCAGTCAAGACGATCCTGCGGATGAATGGGCGGACGAAAAAGAGGCCGAGGACATCTACAACGTCAACGATCGGGCCCTCTATACCGATTTCGATTGAGCGCAATCGTAGCGCGCCTCGTTAAATCGACATCTCACCCTATTAAAGTGCGGCACGAGCAAAGCGCTCGTGCCGCGCAACATCAATCGCAAATGCAGGTCCCGTCGCCGTCGTTCCGGGGCGGGACCGTTTCATTTGTCATTGCGGCCCGTTTACGGGTTGGCGGCTGGCGGATTCTTGCCAGACGATTCGACGGTCGAGGTCTCGGTCTTCGTCGTCGTTCCCTCAGGGGTCGAGACCGTGGTCTTTTTTTCGACTTTTGCCTTCTCGCTGCAGCCTGTGACCGACAACGAGGTAAAGCTCAGGGCCAGGAAGAGCATCAGAAATCGCGTCATGAGAGTACTCCCAACTTGTCCGGGTAATTTGGAATTGGCGGTGTACGCTCACCGCCCTTATTCGATGGGATGCGGTTCGCGCGTCATTAATTCCCGACTTTCGAAGATTGCGTCAATCAAAGTTCGATTTGTTGCCGGGTGTGGAGGTTTGCTGACCATATTGGGCTGCGACCGATCAACGCATTGAATGTCTTGAGACCCTCTTTATCTGCCGTCCGGTCAGGTCTCTAAAGAAACAATCGTCGCAGCGATCAATCGTCCAGTTCACGTCAACGGGCAAAAAACCAGCCCGCAGACGGCAAGTAACTCGACAAGTGACTCGACGCCGACGGAGAAAGTCGTTCCAATCTGCGTGGCAGGTCGCACGCTCGATTAAGGATGGCTGCATGTTCCGAAGGTGGCACGACCTGGCCGGAGCGCCGTTGCTGCGCTTTTTTCAATCGCAAACTCGACAAAGCTCTGGGCCGCGGCGGAAGTCTTGTTCCCGCAGGAAACGAGCCTTCGAGGGGCTCGAGGATCGGCGCCTGTTGACGCTGCTGGGGGCGCAACTCTTTCCGGCCGATAACCCGTGGAATCAGAACATCGCGGGCGCCCCCGTTGCTGCGAACTCGGCGGCGATCATCTCACATATCGGCAGCTCCATTCATCTGCACCCCGATTGGGGCGAGGACAGCTCCGCAAACGGCAACGATCCGTTGTACGGCATTCCCGTGAATATCGTGCATGGCAATTCCACGACGAAGGTGAATGTCACGATCGATAACTACCCGGACGAAAGTGATATTGCGCCGGTGCCGATTCCCGCAAATGCCGTCTTGGAAGGGGATTTCCAAAACGGTCCGAATATGAATGGCGGCGGATACAACAATAACCAGCGCGGTGACTCGCACCTGATCATCTGGGATGAGGACAACAATATCGCCTACGAACTTTACGGTGTTTCGCGCCCCAATGATCCAACGCTGTTTCCCAACAATAAGGACGACGAGTTGCCGAAGACTGACAACCAGTGGCATGCCGCACAAGAAACCATTTGGAACATGAACACCAACACGTTCCGGACCCTGGGGGCCACGTCGGCCGATGCGGCCGGACTGTCGATCTTGGCGGGGCTGGTACGGCCGGACGAGGGACTGCCCATCGCCGAGGGAGGGCAGGGGGCCATCGATCACGCTTTGCGGTTTACGCTTCCCAGCGGCGACGTGAGTTCGCAGTACATCTATCCGGCGTCGCACATGGTGAGCGCATCGCAGGGTTCGACAAGGTTGCCTCTCGGCTCGCGGTTGAGGCTGGCCGACACGCCCGCGATCGATGCATTGATCGCGAATATGCCTCCTGAGTCGCAAATCATAGCGCATGCGATGCAGCAATATGGTTTGATCCTGGCCGATATTGGTAGCGCCATGTACGTGACGGGATCATCGGCGTCGGTGAATGCCAATAACCAAATCAACCTGGTTTGGAACTCCGACGATATCTTCGCGGATAACGGGCTCGAAGTTCTCACGGCTGGGGATTTTCAGGTTGTCGACCTTACGCCGCGCGTTACCAGTCTGAGCGCCCCGAGCGGGGCCGTCGGTAGCACGATCACGGTTACCGGGCAGAACTTCTCAGGCGCTGCGGGAAACCTGTCCGTATTCTTCGGCAGTACGCCTTCCGCCTCGGTGACCTATGTCAACGATACGCAGATCAAGGCCGTGGTTCCGGCTGGATCGGGGACCGTGAACGTGACGGTTCGCTCGGGCGTTAATGAAGTCGATACCGTCAGCGATAACCCAAACGCTAACGTCAAGGCGCCGATCTTCGGCTACGGCACGTCGGCTGTCACGACGGCCGATCAATTCACGTTCTCCGCAGGGTTGGCCGGAGATGCGAACGGCGATGGAATCGTCAATGGCCAGGACTTGGCCCTCGTCTCGTCGAACTGGCTGACGCACGGACCTGCAGGCGATGTCAACTCGGACGGCATCGTCAATGGCCAGGATCTGGCCGTGATTTCGTCGAACTGGCTAGCGACGGCCGGCGGCGCTGGCACGAATTCAGATATGAACATGGCTCTTGCGGGAAGCGCTGACGTTCAACAAGGCAATGGCATCTATGGTCCCATGCCCAAGCCTGAAATCTCGGCCAGTAGCGATCTGATCGCCGCGACGAGTACGGTGCGGTACGCCGCGGTCGCGACGCCGTCGTTCGAAGCCGGTCAAAACAGCACAGCAATCAGCTTGATGAATTTTGAAAAATGGCCCAGCGTACACGCTCCGCCGGCCAGATCGGATGCGAATGATGAGCCGGTAAATCGCTCGTTCGAATCTCAGCAAGAAAGTGTGAGCGCATGGCGCGATTCCTGGAATCCATTCCCGCGCATCTAGTCAATTTCTTCCCACACAGTATGGTATGCGCCCGCTTGCTCGAAGTATTCAAGGAGAGCGGCATAAAAGGGATGCCCGCCGAGCGTTGAGCTGTCGCCAATAACGATCAGCTTGCGGCGCGCGCGGGTCAATGCGACGTTCATTCGTCGTGTATCGGACAGGAAGCCGATCTCGCCTTCGCGGTTCGAGCGCACCAGCGAAATGATGACAGCTTCTTTCTCGCGCCCCTGAAAACCGTCGACAGTATCGATTTCTAGCTCTCGGTCCGCCGCGCGTTCGCGCAATAAGCGGATTTGCGCCGCATAGGGGGCGATCACGGCGATATCCGCGGGCTGAACACCCGCCTCGAGGAGTTGCGATACTTTTTTCAGTACCAGTCGGCATTCTTCGGGATTGCGCCGGCTGCTGCCATCGGGCTCTTGTTCTTCGTCGTAGTTGGCGCCCGCGGTGTCGATGTAAGTGATCGGCTCATCCGTGAACGGGCTCGATGTCACGTCGGGAAGATCCGACAAGAGATGGCCGCGGACCGTTTCGTCGGCCAGTAGCGTGCCTTTGTAGAACTGCGACGAGGAGAATTGCATGATCGCGTCATGCATGCGGTATTGCACGTCGAGCTGGCGCGTGACCGCGATACCGTGGGTGTCGACCAGCCGTTCCAGCATGCTGCGGGCGTACCCTTCGCGGCCGGCCTCGGGCGAGATGACCGTGGGGGGCAATTGGCAATGATCGCCGGCCAAAAGAATCCGCCGTCCTCGTAACAGCGGAATCCAGGACGTCGACTCCGTGCATTGGCACGCTTCGTCGACGACGACCCAGTCGAACGTGCGTTCCCCTAGCACCAGGTCATCAATCGAGGTGGTCGCGCAGATGACATCGGCGCGATCGAGCACGTGGTCGATCGCCTGCCGTTCGAGCTGGCGCGATTCGTATTTCAACTGCCGCGCTTCGCGGCGCCAATCTTGCTTGGCGCCTGGCGCAGGCTTAGCCCGGGTGAAGCGATCCGCCTTGCGATATAGCTCCTCGGCCTCGCGCAACAGGTCCTTGACCACGCGCATGTTGTCGTGCGCTTCGACCAGGGCATCCAATGAATGAGTGCGTAGTTGCTCTTTGACGCGGGCCGGATGTCCGACGCGGACGACTTGCAACTGCATGTCGACGAGGCGCTCGAGCAGGTTGTCGACAGCCGTATTGCTGGGTGCGCAGGCCAGGACCTTTTCCCCGCGCAGCACCGCCTCGCGAATGAAGGCCACGACCGAGGTGGTTTTGCCTGTGCCGGGGGGACCGTGAATGATGGCGAGGTCTTCGGCCGAGAGTGCGAATTCGATCGCTGCGCGTTGCGAAGCATTCAAATGATCGGCCGTTGCCAGTGGTTTCGCGTCACGAAAACGGGGCTGTCGGCGCTTCGCATAAACGGGATCCATGTCTCCGAGGATGATTTGCCGCAACTCGCCCAGCCGTCCGCGGGCGGCGGCGACGGTTTGCAATGCGGCCCGCTCACGATTGCGCGAAACCTCGTCCGCCGCGAGATCGACGTCGAACAGAGTGCCTGAGATCCAATGATCGACCGCGACTTGCAGGGAGCTGATATTGCGGGCACTGACGACGCCACTTTGCGGCGACTGGTCGGATTCCTCTTGCGAAGTGATCAGCACGGGGGAGCCTACACGTAGACGATTCCAAGGTAGATTCAACGTGCGGTTGCGTTTGACGAAAGTGAACAGGTGGCGACCACCGAGGCCGGTTTGATGATCGGCGATGGCGAGATCGAGAATCGTTTCGCCTCCATGCTCGGCAGTCTTCCGCGAGCGCTGTAAGCGGCGCTCGGCTAGATCGCGCGCCTCGGCCGCGGATTCGAGCTCCAGCCAACGATAGAAGCGATCGAAGTAGTTCTTGGTGGTAATCGCGGCGCTCCCAGTTATGGCTGCCAGTGCCAGCGTGCCATCAATGCTCGCTAGGTGCGGGCTATCTTATGCTGCCGGGCGGCTTTCTTGAATTGCCCCGGGGGAAGCGTGAAAACCGCTAGCACCGTTCAAGTTTAAGACGCCGACGGATCGAACTTATCAGAAGCGAGCCGCCACGCTCGCCAAGGAACATACGCCCTGCTGGAAAGGATTCCCAATGCACAGGCGACAATGGCTGGCCGTCGGTCTGGCGCTGACCGGGGAACTAGCGCTATCCGGTTGTCGCGGATCGCAATTCGCCAAGATATTGCATCCAGGCGATAAAGAGATGGTAGGAAGCCATCAGGCCGGACAAGAAACGTTTAAGCCACTGGTGGAAGAAGCCACCGGCGCGCTGCTGGCACGTCATTCGACGCCGCCTCCGCGCGTGCAGCAAGTCAGCATGACTGGCCAGGAGCAGCTTCCGCCACCGCCGATGCGCATCTGCTTCGTCGCCGTCGAAAACAAGAGCATGGAAGAGATCGGCGATTTCAAGGATCAGATCTACCAGATCATCGATACGCATATTGTCGAGTCGCACGTCTTCCAGCCTGTGAACAAGCGGTTCGTCGATGCAGGGCTTGAGCAGACGCGATTGCGCCCTGATCAGATATATGTTCCGCAGAACATGCGCGCTTTCACAATGGCGATGGAGCAAGCGGGACAGCCGTTCGATTTTCTGCTGTATGCCACGCTCACATCAGGTACGACGCGCGAAAACCAGAATTATCAGCGCGATTATTTGCTGACGATGGAGATGGTAAACGTCCGCACCG
It encodes the following:
- the folK gene encoding 2-amino-4-hydroxy-6-hydroxymethyldihydropteridine diphosphokinase; the encoded protein is MSLCLVALGSNVGDRQQALARSVAQLDALEGCQVRACSSWHETVAVGGPPGQTPFLNGAVVLETSQPPAQLLGILNEIEAMLGRTRDVRWGPRTVDLDMLLYDELILDSAQLTLPHPRMAFRKFVIEPAAEIAGEWRHPTIGWTLKKLRDHLRHATPYVAITGAPLAGNSQLAARLAESFDARLIRDAGTVVQPSQPAADSAGRRLQAEIESIIRRRQLLDRESWEQPERLAISDFWLEQSRAYGGILDARESATLAGAVDEACRGVIRPKLLIQLGATAPHGRGATSGAAENVDATMHEAIVAVATRPGVGPLLRLTDSESEVQLAEAKAAILAMS
- the panC gene encoding pantoate--beta-alanine ligase, which translates into the protein MSRVRCRIVTTRAEVRECIAAWRAAGESVGLVPTMGALHAGHLSLVDAAKQECTRVVATVFVNPTQFGPGEDFERYPRNLDADVSLLAPRGVDLVFAPSPREIYRSGHATMVEMSGVAEPLEGKFRPGHFRGVATVVLKLFNIVAPDSAFFGQKDFQQSLVVRHLVDDLDVPVAIRVCPTMRETDGLAMSSRNAYLSADDRSKALVLSRSLAAACELFATGQHDAALIKAAMQRLFDEAPGLTLDYLALADCDTLAEVQKATATTVALIAARLSGVRLIDNCLLGQGIK
- a CDS encoding prolipoprotein diacylglyceryl transferase family protein; this translates as MRSTLFYIPAEVAGWPLFGWGIILAIWAVASVLLLAWLIRRQGFNRDTRGYVPVLLLLAIVIIYLLPAISDANGLPVRGYGVMLLLAVVSGVGMAAYRARRMGVDPELILSLAFWLFVSGILGARLFYLIEYWDQLVAGKSLKQTLVAAISIQEGGLVVYGMLVVGGLALIAFIYRHRLPGLALADLIAPSVVLGLGLGRLGCFLNGCCFGGPCELPWAVRFPAGSPPHEQQVRLGQVYGLLVAADADHHPIVGEIYGNLPAAGIGVTGGDRILSINGHDVSTLEEAQEQLVNTFVAEKTLELKVAGGFLRLSALPGTHEHSRPVHPTQLYSAIDAFLLCLFLIAYYPYRQHDGELTAMTLTIHAVSRFLLEIIRTDEGPVFGTGLSISQNISLIVLVVGIGIWIYVLRGPRGSVWPAEPVAA
- a CDS encoding class I SAM-dependent methyltransferase; this translates as MVRALNGYKGLPLEGYLARWYAKITRNSLAEYHQAAAQLDAQVSPGARVLEVAPGPGYLAIELARLGRCRVSGLDISRSFVEMAAANAQQAGVSVEFHQGDAALMPFANDMFDFVICRAAFKNFAQPVRALDEMHRVLRPAGRALIVDLSKDASQFEINAHVDAMKLSRANTAITKWTFKHMLLKRAYGRADFERMAAESAFGGCEIQLDSIALDIWLTKPAA
- a CDS encoding peptidylprolyl isomerase; amino-acid sequence: MTDAAAGKALPRCFLDLTADGKPLGRIVVELAADVVPKTAENFRALCTGEKGFGFKGSPFHRVIPDFMCQGGDFTRANGTGGKSIYGEKFADENFKLKHSGPGVLSMANAGPNTNGSQFFLCTVATPWLDGKHVVFGKVVEGMDVVKKTEGLGSRSGATSAKILVADCGQL
- a CDS encoding PDZ domain-containing protein, with the translated sequence MMTRRRYDDAMLSKQTARPRWFCAIMASLLIGAAMSAISYAQDAAEADTSDLTESVLGARLREDDGKVFVTQVKRGGRADRAGIRPGDQLASIEQHSIKSIPDVLKILKHVQPGHGVVMSVIPKAGPRQLYMSASGSPGASPTPSGALLGATLTDSAGTVIVGPLSMDGPAVNAGVRSGDVIVAFDGKKVTARTQVMALMNNHDPGNRVDIVIKRGGWQRTLPVTLGSKALVSTLPKMSVPPVGQQPQQQVGKPVVSQDDPADEWADEKEAEDIYNVNDRALYTDFD
- a CDS encoding IPT/TIG domain-containing protein, with protein sequence MFRRWHDLAGAPLLRFFQSQTRQSSGPRRKSCSRRKRAFEGLEDRRLLTLLGAQLFPADNPWNQNIAGAPVAANSAAIISHIGSSIHLHPDWGEDSSANGNDPLYGIPVNIVHGNSTTKVNVTIDNYPDESDIAPVPIPANAVLEGDFQNGPNMNGGGYNNNQRGDSHLIIWDEDNNIAYELYGVSRPNDPTLFPNNKDDELPKTDNQWHAAQETIWNMNTNTFRTLGATSADAAGLSILAGLVRPDEGLPIAEGGQGAIDHALRFTLPSGDVSSQYIYPASHMVSASQGSTRLPLGSRLRLADTPAIDALIANMPPESQIIAHAMQQYGLILADIGSAMYVTGSSASVNANNQINLVWNSDDIFADNGLEVLTAGDFQVVDLTPRVTSLSAPSGAVGSTITVTGQNFSGAAGNLSVFFGSTPSASVTYVNDTQIKAVVPAGSGTVNVTVRSGVNEVDTVSDNPNANVKAPIFGYGTSAVTTADQFTFSAGLAGDANGDGIVNGQDLALVSSNWLTHGPAGDVNSDGIVNGQDLAVISSNWLATAGGAGTNSDMNMALAGSADVQQGNGIYGPMPKPEISASSDLIAATSTVRYAAVATPSFEAGQNSTAISLMNFEKWPSVHAPPARSDANDEPVNRSFESQQESVSAWRDSWNPFPRI
- a CDS encoding AAA domain-containing protein — protein: MDGTLALAAITGSAAITTKNYFDRFYRWLELESAAEARDLAERRLQRSRKTAEHGGETILDLAIADHQTGLGGRHLFTFVKRNRTLNLPWNRLRVGSPVLITSQEESDQSPQSGVVSARNISSLQVAVDHWISGTLFDVDLAADEVSRNRERAALQTVAAARGRLGELRQIILGDMDPVYAKRRQPRFRDAKPLATADHLNASQRAAIEFALSAEDLAIIHGPPGTGKTTSVVAFIREAVLRGEKVLACAPSNTAVDNLLERLVDMQLQVVRVGHPARVKEQLRTHSLDALVEAHDNMRVVKDLLREAEELYRKADRFTRAKPAPGAKQDWRREARQLKYESRQLERQAIDHVLDRADVICATTSIDDLVLGERTFDWVVVDEACQCTESTSWIPLLRGRRILLAGDHCQLPPTVISPEAGREGYARSMLERLVDTHGIAVTRQLDVQYRMHDAIMQFSSSQFYKGTLLADETVRGHLLSDLPDVTSSPFTDEPITYIDTAGANYDEEQEPDGSSRRNPEECRLVLKKVSQLLEAGVQPADIAVIAPYAAQIRLLRERAADRELEIDTVDGFQGREKEAVIISLVRSNREGEIGFLSDTRRMNVALTRARRKLIVIGDSSTLGGHPFYAALLEYFEQAGAYHTVWEEID